A window from Roseburia sp. 499 encodes these proteins:
- a CDS encoding DUF885 domain-containing protein: MKKRNKLTETIKRLLVFLLAVSFSLTAACDFLESDQIQKSQSNGNQPQQEKEESKTAVQQAFSDYLEQVFQAEIVSSTLNMHYTLAHPENYGITEYQITYGQATSEQTVEASAILENWKYNLKNFEKEELTIPQQMTYDIMMDFIEEEVSAEKYNYYQEPLKPTTGIQSQLPVLLAEYTFYDEQDVKDYLELLGCTPDYFSGIVNFEKKKAQKGLFMSEFAAEDVITQCRNFTENPEDNYMLSTFDDRVDAMEEISPEMAEEYKIQNRELVTQQIIPAYNKLADEIEALKDTGKNSQGLCYLENGKDYYTYLVACTTGSDMSVEEMQKQTEKQRSKDMSELAELLKKNPGIAKKSADYSIPTEDPTKILEDIQGKMQQDFPATPDTSFTIKFVHPSLEKYTAPAFYLTPPIDDISQNSIYINGSNHYEKMQLYTTLAHEGFPGHLYQNVMERSCGLEPIRSLFGSNGYAEGWATYVEMMSYYYADIDKDLAAFLQKNQSALLSLYATTDMGIHYEGWSLADTIDFFGTYKITDKEAITKIYQLIVEEPAHYLKYYIGYLEFLNLKEYAMETYGENYSNYKFHQALMKMGNAPFPILREYLSKYWEN; this comes from the coding sequence ATGAAGAAAAGAAATAAATTAACAGAAACAATAAAAAGACTGCTGGTATTTTTACTGGCAGTCTCTTTTTCGTTAACAGCAGCATGTGATTTTTTAGAAAGTGACCAAATACAGAAGAGTCAAAGCAATGGAAATCAGCCGCAGCAGGAAAAAGAGGAATCCAAGACAGCAGTACAGCAAGCTTTTTCGGATTATCTGGAACAGGTATTTCAGGCAGAAATTGTTTCTAGTACCTTAAATATGCATTATACTTTGGCACATCCGGAGAATTATGGTATTACAGAATATCAAATTACCTATGGTCAAGCCACTTCAGAACAGACCGTGGAGGCATCTGCTATTCTGGAAAATTGGAAATATAATCTGAAGAACTTCGAAAAAGAAGAATTAACCATACCTCAGCAGATGACATATGATATCATGATGGACTTTATTGAGGAGGAAGTATCTGCGGAAAAGTACAATTATTATCAAGAACCATTGAAGCCTACCACAGGAATTCAATCGCAGCTTCCGGTATTGTTGGCAGAGTATACTTTTTATGATGAACAAGATGTAAAGGATTATTTAGAACTTCTTGGTTGTACCCCGGATTATTTTTCCGGTATTGTGAATTTTGAAAAAAAGAAGGCACAGAAAGGATTATTCATGTCAGAGTTTGCAGCAGAAGATGTAATTACTCAGTGTCGGAATTTTACGGAAAATCCGGAAGATAATTATATGCTTTCTACCTTTGATGACAGAGTGGATGCTATGGAGGAAATTAGTCCGGAAATGGCAGAAGAATATAAGATTCAGAATCGAGAACTGGTAACCCAACAGATAATACCTGCATATAATAAGCTGGCGGATGAAATAGAAGCACTAAAAGATACCGGAAAAAACAGTCAGGGACTTTGTTATCTGGAAAATGGAAAGGATTATTATACATATCTGGTAGCCTGTACCACGGGTTCTGACATGTCCGTAGAAGAGATGCAGAAGCAGACAGAAAAACAGCGTTCAAAGGATATGTCAGAATTGGCAGAGCTATTAAAGAAAAATCCGGGTATTGCAAAAAAATCTGCTGATTATAGTATTCCCACAGAAGATCCTACCAAAATTCTTGAGGATATTCAAGGAAAAATGCAACAGGACTTTCCGGCAACACCAGACACTTCCTTTACCATAAAGTTCGTTCATCCGTCACTGGAGAAATATACAGCACCGGCATTTTATCTGACACCGCCCATTGATGATATTTCACAAAACTCTATTTACATCAATGGCTCTAATCATTATGAGAAAATGCAGTTATATACAACGCTTGCTCATGAAGGATTTCCCGGACATCTTTACCAAAATGTAATGGAAAGAAGCTGTGGTCTGGAACCTATACGGAGTCTGTTTGGAAGTAACGGTTATGCGGAAGGATGGGCAACTTATGTGGAGATGATGTCTTATTATTATGCCGACATTGATAAGGATTTGGCAGCGTTTTTGCAAAAAAATCAATCTGCGCTGTTAAGCCTGTATGCTACCACAGACATGGGAATTCATTATGAGGGATGGAGTCTGGCGGATACTATTGATTTTTTCGGAACCTATAAGATTACAGATAAAGAAGCCATCACAAAGATATATCAGTTGATAGTAGAAGAGCCGGCACACTATTTGAAATATTATATTGGATATCTGGAGTTTTTAAATTTAAAAGAATATGCTATGGAAACCTACGGGGAAAATTACAGCAACTATAAGTTTCATCAGGCATTGATGAAAATGGGAAATGCACCGTTTCCTATTTTAAGGGAATACTTGTCAAAATATTGGGAGAACTAA
- a CDS encoding MarR family winged helix-turn-helix transcriptional regulator encodes MDSYNTIYEVLVKLFNEIMDIEEKAIITEEFKDISNNDMHIIEAIGKEEPKNMSAIAKRLSVTVGTLTIAINNLVKKGYVNRVRSEEDRRVVLISLSEKGEKAFDHHKRFHEEMVEATLQDLNGEETQVLVRALQNLSKFFKEYGK; translated from the coding sequence GTGGATAGTTATAATACCATATATGAAGTACTAGTAAAGTTATTTAATGAAATTATGGATATTGAAGAAAAGGCAATTATTACGGAAGAGTTTAAGGATATTTCCAATAATGATATGCATATTATTGAGGCAATTGGGAAAGAAGAGCCGAAGAATATGTCTGCCATTGCAAAAAGATTGTCTGTAACCGTAGGAACCTTGACGATAGCTATCAATAACCTGGTAAAAAAAGGATATGTGAATCGTGTTCGCAGCGAAGAGGACCGTCGAGTGGTATTGATTTCCTTATCAGAAAAAGGAGAGAAGGCATTTGACCATCACAAAAGATTTCATGAGGAAATGGTAGAGGCAACCTTACAGGACTTAAATGGGGAAGAGACGCAGGTGCTGGTAAGAGCATTGCAGAACTTAAGTAAGTTTTTTAAGGAATATGGGAAATAA